The following proteins are co-located in the Microvirga ossetica genome:
- a CDS encoding hybrid sensor histidine kinase/response regulator encodes MNAVPGYRSTTQEGRFQLLVDAVTDYAIYMLDPTGIVSSWNPGAQRFKGYVESEILGENFSRFYREEDRASGLPQRALETAAREGKFEAEGWRVRKDGTHFWAHVVIDPIRDPHGNLIGFAKITRDLTERRKTQEALRESEERFRLLVQGVTDYAIYMLDPQGHVTNWNAGAQRIKGYAVDEIVGRHFSQFYTDQDRASGLPRRALETAAREGKFEAEGWRLRKDGTRFWASVVIDPIYNDNGTLIGFAKITRDITERRKTQEALEQAQAALFQAQKMEAVGQLTGGVAHDFNNLLTIIVNNLDLLTRNARDPRDVKLIESAQRAAERGSKLTQQLLAFSRRQPLQPEAHNPNTLIEGFETVLRRACGELIALRLSLAPRVKWISVDGPQFESALLNLVVNARDAMPTGGSLTIVTRDVTLPETDHASPTLQPGPYVSIAVEDSGTGMTPDIVERVFEPFFTTKEIGKGTGLGLSQVYGFVTQSGGHIDIESTPSKGTRVIMLLPAQEHGEDAVESGDETARPARDSAGTVLIVEDDPAVREVASDIFDSLGYDVVTATDAHEAIAVLEGPAAIDVLFSDVIMPNGMNGVELSRKAREMRPSLKILLASGYPMSALPSEGLGAGVSFISKPYRWTELAEKLRVLRN; translated from the coding sequence ATGAATGCGGTGCCTGGGTATAGATCAACGACGCAGGAAGGACGCTTCCAGCTCCTCGTCGATGCGGTCACCGACTATGCCATCTACATGCTCGATCCGACGGGGATCGTCTCCAGTTGGAATCCGGGCGCCCAGCGCTTCAAGGGCTATGTGGAAAGCGAAATCCTCGGAGAGAATTTTTCGCGGTTCTATAGGGAAGAGGATCGCGCCAGCGGGCTCCCCCAGCGTGCCCTCGAGACGGCCGCCCGCGAGGGCAAGTTCGAGGCCGAGGGCTGGCGCGTGCGCAAGGATGGCACGCATTTCTGGGCTCACGTGGTCATAGACCCGATCCGCGATCCCCACGGCAATCTGATCGGCTTCGCCAAGATCACCCGCGACCTCACCGAGCGCCGGAAGACGCAGGAGGCCTTGAGGGAAAGCGAGGAGCGGTTCCGCCTGCTGGTCCAGGGCGTGACCGATTATGCGATCTATATGCTCGACCCTCAGGGCCATGTGACGAACTGGAATGCCGGAGCGCAACGGATCAAGGGCTACGCTGTCGACGAGATCGTCGGCCGGCATTTCTCGCAATTCTATACCGATCAGGATCGCGCCAGCGGCCTGCCGCGGCGTGCGCTCGAGACGGCAGCGCGCGAGGGCAAGTTCGAGGCCGAGGGCTGGCGCCTGCGCAAGGACGGCACGCGCTTCTGGGCGAGCGTCGTCATCGATCCGATCTACAACGACAACGGCACCCTGATCGGCTTTGCCAAGATCACCCGGGACATCACCGAGCGCCGGAAGACGCAGGAGGCCCTCGAACAGGCGCAGGCCGCGCTTTTCCAGGCTCAGAAGATGGAGGCGGTCGGGCAGCTCACGGGAGGCGTCGCCCACGACTTCAACAACCTCCTGACGATCATCGTCAACAATCTTGATCTGCTGACCCGCAACGCGCGCGATCCCCGCGACGTCAAGCTGATCGAGAGCGCGCAGCGCGCGGCGGAGCGCGGATCGAAGCTGACCCAGCAGCTCCTCGCCTTCTCCCGCCGCCAGCCTCTGCAGCCGGAGGCGCACAACCCGAATACCCTGATCGAAGGCTTCGAGACGGTTCTTCGCCGGGCCTGCGGCGAACTGATCGCGCTGCGGCTTTCGCTCGCTCCGCGGGTGAAGTGGATCTCCGTCGACGGGCCGCAATTCGAATCGGCTCTCCTCAACCTCGTGGTGAACGCCCGCGACGCCATGCCGACGGGCGGCTCGCTGACGATCGTCACCCGCGACGTCACATTGCCCGAGACGGATCACGCCTCACCCACCCTGCAGCCGGGCCCGTATGTCTCGATCGCCGTCGAAGACTCCGGGACCGGCATGACGCCGGATATCGTGGAACGCGTTTTCGAGCCCTTCTTCACCACGAAAGAGATCGGCAAGGGCACCGGCCTGGGCTTGAGCCAGGTCTACGGCTTCGTGACCCAGTCGGGCGGCCACATCGACATCGAGAGCACTCCCAGCAAGGGCACGAGAGTCATCATGCTGCTGCCGGCACAGGAGCACGGGGAAGACGCGGTCGAGAGCGGGGACGAGACGGCGCGCCCGGCCCGGGACAGCGCCGGAACCGTGCTGATCGTCGAGGACGATCCAGCCGTGCGCGAGGTCGCCAGCGACATCTTTGACAGCCTGGGCTACGACGTCGTCACTGCCACGGACGCCCATGAGGCCATCGCCGTGCTGGAAGGCCCCGCAGCCATCGACGTGCTGTTCAGCGACGTGATCATGCCCAACGGGATGAACGGGGTCGAGCTTTCGCGAAAAGCCCGCGAGATGCGGCCAAGCCTGAAGATCCTCCTCGCCTCCGGCTATCCCATGTCGGCCCTGCCCTCAGAGGGCCTGGGCGCGGGCGTCTCCTTCATCAGCAAGCCCTATCGCTGGACGGAGCTGGCCGAGAAGCTGCGCGTGCTGCGCAATTGA
- a CDS encoding FMN-binding negative transcriptional regulator, which yields MYQPPHFREDSLAVQHALIKAHPLGLLVTLGSTGLLANPLPFVLDAAASPMGTLKTHLSRANTQWQDFDPAQEALIVFQGPETYITPSWYAAKREHGKVVPTWNYAIVQAHGRIRIKDDPDWLRQQIAAMTETQENLRPEPWSVGDAPAPFVAAQLKGIVGIEIEIARIEGKWKVSQNRSEADRLGVSAGLRLAEDDASQRMADMVDARGALPDG from the coding sequence ATGTATCAGCCGCCGCATTTCCGCGAGGATAGCCTCGCGGTCCAGCACGCCCTCATCAAGGCCCACCCGCTTGGGCTGCTGGTCACGCTCGGCAGCACGGGGCTCTTGGCCAACCCCCTCCCCTTCGTGCTGGATGCCGCCGCCTCCCCCATGGGGACGCTCAAGACCCATCTGTCCCGTGCCAACACCCAGTGGCAGGATTTCGACCCCGCGCAGGAAGCGCTCATCGTCTTCCAGGGTCCCGAGACCTACATCACCCCGTCCTGGTACGCGGCCAAGCGCGAGCACGGCAAGGTGGTGCCGACCTGGAACTACGCCATCGTGCAGGCCCACGGCCGCATCCGGATCAAGGACGATCCGGACTGGCTGCGGCAGCAGATCGCCGCCATGACGGAGACCCAGGAGAACTTGCGCCCGGAGCCGTGGTCCGTCGGCGATGCGCCCGCGCCTTTCGTCGCGGCCCAGCTCAAGGGCATCGTCGGCATCGAGATCGAGATCGCGCGGATCGAGGGCAAGTGGAAGGTGAGCCAGAACCGTTCCGAGGCCGACAGGCTCGGCGTTTCGGCAGGACTGAGGCTCGCCGAGGACGATGCTTCGCAGCGGATGGCCGACATGGTCGATGCGCGGGGAGCCCTGCCCGATGGCTGA
- a CDS encoding DNA-3-methyladenine glycosylase I — MTDGLILHPDHKTRCWWPGTDPFYVAYHDTEWGVPEFDDRALFEKLILDGFQAGLSWITILRKRENFRQAFAGFDPAVIARFDQAQVEALMLDTGIVRNRAKIEATIAGARAWLVIQERGGFSRFLWDFIDGRPIQTNAKSRKDVPTENEVSRKISKALKAEGFNFVGPTIVYAFMQAVGMTNDHLTGCFRHAECATLAGKP, encoded by the coding sequence ATGACCGACGGACTGATCCTCCATCCCGACCATAAGACCCGCTGCTGGTGGCCCGGCACCGACCCCTTCTATGTCGCGTACCACGACACGGAATGGGGCGTGCCGGAATTCGACGACCGGGCGCTCTTCGAAAAACTCATTCTCGACGGCTTCCAGGCGGGGCTGTCCTGGATCACCATCCTGCGCAAGCGCGAGAACTTCCGTCAGGCCTTCGCAGGCTTCGATCCGGCGGTGATCGCCCGCTTCGACCAGGCGCAGGTCGAGGCGCTGATGCTCGACACCGGCATCGTGCGCAACCGCGCCAAGATCGAAGCGACCATTGCCGGCGCGCGCGCCTGGCTTGTCATCCAGGAACGCGGCGGCTTCTCGCGCTTCCTGTGGGATTTCATCGACGGACGCCCGATCCAGACCAACGCGAAATCCCGCAAGGACGTGCCGACGGAAAACGAGGTCTCGCGCAAGATCTCGAAAGCACTCAAGGCTGAAGGCTTCAACTTCGTCGGCCCCACCATCGTCTATGCGTTCATGCAGGCGGTCGGCATGACGAACGATCATCTGACCGGCTGCTTCCGCCACGCGGAATGCGCGACGCTCGCCGGAAAACCGTGA
- a CDS encoding YfbR-like 5'-deoxynucleotidase encodes MAKEPRVWQRMLSGRRLNLLDPSPLDVELDDIAHGLARVARWNGQTVGGHIFSVAQHSLLVDAIANHIDPEMSRERRLAVLLHDAPEYVIGDIISPFKAVIGDAYKAIEAGLLAAIHLHFGLPAQPSAALKRFIKQADRQAAFLEATHLAGFSREEAIKIFGRPDPLPQTVLTLLEPWPVAEAEERYHRKVTAALGGEALASSLPLAGRD; translated from the coding sequence ATGGCGAAGGAACCGCGCGTCTGGCAGCGGATGCTTTCCGGCCGCCGCCTCAACCTGCTCGACCCGTCGCCGCTCGATGTCGAACTCGACGACATCGCCCACGGCCTCGCCCGCGTCGCGCGGTGGAACGGACAGACGGTGGGCGGGCACATCTTCTCCGTCGCGCAGCACTCCCTGCTGGTGGATGCGATCGCCAACCACATCGATCCGGAGATGTCGCGCGAGCGGCGTCTCGCGGTGCTGCTGCACGATGCGCCGGAATACGTGATCGGCGACATCATCTCGCCGTTCAAGGCGGTGATCGGCGATGCCTACAAGGCCATCGAAGCCGGCCTGCTCGCGGCCATCCATCTCCATTTCGGCCTGCCGGCCCAACCCTCCGCCGCGCTCAAGCGCTTCATCAAGCAGGCCGACCGGCAGGCGGCCTTTCTTGAGGCGACGCATCTCGCAGGCTTTTCCCGCGAGGAGGCGATCAAGATCTTCGGCCGGCCGGATCCCCTGCCCCAAACGGTGCTGACGCTCCTCGAGCCCTGGCCGGTGGCCGAGGCGGAGGAGCGCTATCACCGGAAGGTCACGGCGGCTTTGGGGGGTGAAGCCTTGGCCTCTTCCCTCCCCCTTGCGGGGAGGGATTGA
- a CDS encoding tyrosine phosphatase family protein → MPTLHVCPLSRLHDTVTATRASHVVSLMGLGAEVERPAAIAAERHLFIGVSDIVEPREGYVLPVAGHIETLLAFVRAWERESPLVLHCWAGISRSTAAAYIAACALAPDRDEAALAKVLREASPSATPNARLIALADDILGRQGRMVDAIRAIGRGAEAMEGTPFMLQLSRS, encoded by the coding sequence ATGCCGACCCTGCACGTCTGCCCCCTCTCGCGCCTGCACGACACGGTGACCGCGACCCGCGCGAGCCATGTGGTGAGCCTCATGGGGCTCGGCGCCGAGGTCGAGCGGCCGGCGGCGATCGCGGCGGAGCGGCATCTCTTCATCGGCGTCAGCGACATCGTGGAGCCGAGGGAAGGCTATGTGCTGCCGGTGGCAGGGCATATCGAGACGCTCCTCGCCTTCGTGCGCGCCTGGGAGCGCGAGAGCCCGCTCGTCCTGCATTGCTGGGCCGGGATCAGCCGCTCGACCGCCGCCGCCTATATCGCAGCCTGCGCGCTGGCACCGGACCGGGACGAAGCGGCCCTTGCGAAGGTCCTGCGCGAGGCCTCTCCCAGCGCGACCCCGAATGCCCGCCTCATCGCGCTTGCCGACGACATCCTGGGTCGGCAGGGCCGGATGGTGGATGCGATCCGCGCCATCGGCCGGGGCGCCGAGGCTATGGAGGGCACGCCCTTCATGTTACAGCTTAGCCGCAGCTAG
- a CDS encoding DUF2339 domain-containing protein: MIFLALLVLSIPVCAIAGLVLGLSARTKLEILQQRVAALESELRLARTQGHEAAPSADRAPQDTAPEAPIEEPAAQPEWPVEAPRPAVSVPTVQGTTPQPTAARQDFEEKLGARWAVWIGGVALALGGIFLVRYSIEQNLLSPATRVALGGLFALALIGAGEWLRRRERDVVLPRLPQANVPAILTAAGTCSAFASAYASYALYDLIGPATTFVLLGLIAILTMVASTLHGPILAAIGLLGAMGSPLLVSSDKPQPWALVIYLVFVVLPAYGVARLRLWRWLALAAATGVLAWTFLLFILDGTDALPAMVHLVVQAGLAAFFLVAAPYRDAADNDAETEWAASGVLFAFALAGIAISGSVIAGDGRPVFIAALALILLTTGLRFASAAPAAASAALTVAGALLVWPIRGEIGGAPEHLFYQSGDAFAVRPHALSAYLALAVLAPAAIAGSSLLRLVSRPHLRLPTAAWYAGAATVGPLLALIAAYWRVAELERSLSFALVAGILALAFTAASRWLDRRVFEEAGALRLALGATASAALAALALGLTFALDKGMLTVAFALTALGTAWVAERVAIPALRYAVGAIGLLILGRLIWDPTIVGGDPGPILFNWLLFGYGIPALAFLAASRLLERTGRDWVVRLTESLGIVFAAFLVFFEIRHALRAGDPLAATTDLLEIGLVATESLVFAIVLTRLDLRRTDPVYRWGSLIFKILSLALCAGGLLLLANPLLSDEEILGEPVFNALIPAYLLPALLAAGLALLERRSRPRWYSLSSAILSLLLLSAYLGLAIRRIFAGRQLASWVGFTQGEQWSYSVALLAIGIVLLGLGIVFNNRFARLSSAVYLVLAVLKVFIVDLANLEGVMRALSFIGLGLVLIGIGLVYQRLLARRPSDAAFPS; this comes from the coding sequence ATGATCTTCCTCGCCCTGCTGGTGCTCAGCATTCCGGTCTGCGCCATCGCGGGGCTGGTCCTCGGCCTCTCCGCACGCACCAAGCTCGAGATTCTCCAGCAGCGCGTTGCTGCGCTCGAAAGCGAATTGCGGCTCGCCAGGACTCAAGGCCACGAGGCCGCTCCTTCGGCGGATCGGGCTCCCCAGGATACCGCACCGGAAGCGCCCATCGAGGAGCCGGCTGCACAGCCCGAATGGCCGGTCGAAGCGCCCCGGCCGGCCGTCTCCGTTCCGACCGTCCAGGGCACAACCCCGCAGCCGACAGCAGCACGCCAGGATTTCGAGGAGAAGCTCGGGGCCCGCTGGGCCGTCTGGATCGGCGGCGTGGCGCTGGCGCTCGGCGGGATCTTCCTCGTGCGCTATTCCATCGAGCAGAACCTGCTCAGCCCCGCGACCCGCGTCGCGCTTGGGGGCCTCTTCGCCCTCGCCCTGATCGGCGCCGGCGAATGGCTGCGCCGGCGCGAGCGGGATGTCGTCCTGCCGAGGCTTCCCCAGGCGAACGTGCCCGCGATCCTCACCGCGGCCGGAACCTGCAGCGCCTTCGCCTCGGCCTATGCATCTTACGCGCTCTACGACCTGATCGGCCCGGCGACGACCTTCGTCCTGCTCGGGCTCATCGCGATCCTCACCATGGTCGCGTCGACGCTGCATGGCCCGATCCTCGCCGCGATCGGCCTGCTCGGCGCCATGGGAAGCCCGCTCCTCGTCTCCTCCGACAAGCCGCAGCCCTGGGCGCTGGTGATCTATCTCGTCTTCGTGGTCCTGCCCGCCTATGGCGTCGCACGTTTGCGCCTGTGGCGCTGGCTCGCCCTTGCGGCCGCGACCGGCGTCCTGGCCTGGACCTTCCTCCTCTTCATCCTCGACGGAACCGACGCCCTGCCGGCGATGGTGCATCTCGTCGTCCAGGCCGGGCTTGCCGCCTTCTTCCTGGTCGCCGCCCCCTACCGGGACGCCGCAGACAACGATGCGGAAACCGAATGGGCGGCCAGCGGCGTTCTGTTCGCCTTCGCCCTCGCCGGCATCGCGATCTCCGGCTCCGTGATCGCCGGCGACGGCCGCCCGGTCTTCATCGCCGCTTTGGCCCTGATCCTCCTGACGACAGGCCTGCGCTTCGCGTCGGCGGCGCCGGCGGCAGCCTCGGCGGCACTGACGGTCGCCGGAGCCCTTCTCGTCTGGCCGATCCGAGGCGAGATCGGCGGAGCGCCCGAACATCTTTTCTACCAGAGCGGCGATGCCTTCGCAGTCCGGCCCCATGCGCTCTCGGCCTATCTCGCCCTCGCGGTGCTGGCACCCGCCGCCATCGCCGGCTCGTCGCTGCTTCGCCTCGTGAGCAGGCCTCATCTGCGCCTGCCGACCGCCGCCTGGTATGCGGGCGCCGCGACCGTTGGGCCGCTGCTGGCCCTCATCGCCGCCTATTGGCGGGTGGCGGAGCTGGAGCGCAGCCTGTCCTTCGCCCTGGTCGCCGGCATCCTCGCCCTCGCCTTCACGGCGGCATCCCGCTGGCTCGACCGCCGGGTGTTCGAGGAGGCGGGCGCCCTGCGGCTTGCGCTCGGCGCGACGGCCTCGGCGGCCTTGGCGGCTCTCGCCCTCGGCCTGACCTTCGCCCTCGACAAGGGCATGCTCACGGTCGCCTTCGCCCTCACTGCGCTCGGCACGGCCTGGGTCGCGGAAAGGGTCGCCATCCCCGCCCTGCGCTACGCCGTGGGCGCCATCGGCCTGCTCATCCTAGGGAGGCTGATTTGGGACCCGACCATCGTCGGCGGCGATCCCGGCCCGATCCTGTTCAACTGGCTTCTCTTCGGCTACGGCATTCCGGCCCTGGCCTTCCTCGCCGCCAGCCGCCTGCTGGAGCGGACCGGCCGCGACTGGGTCGTCCGGCTGACGGAGAGCCTCGGCATCGTCTTTGCCGCCTTCCTGGTCTTCTTCGAGATCCGCCATGCCCTGCGGGCGGGCGATCCGCTGGCTGCAACCACCGATCTCCTGGAAATCGGGCTCGTTGCGACGGAAAGCCTCGTTTTCGCAATCGTCCTGACCCGCCTGGACCTCCGCCGGACCGACCCGGTCTATCGCTGGGGCTCGCTGATCTTCAAGATCCTGTCGCTCGCGCTCTGCGCGGGCGGTCTCCTGCTCCTCGCCAACCCGCTGCTGTCGGATGAGGAGATCCTCGGCGAGCCTGTCTTCAATGCCCTCATCCCGGCCTATCTCCTGCCGGCCCTCCTGGCGGCCGGATTGGCCCTCCTCGAGCGCCGCAGCCGGCCGCGCTGGTACAGCCTGTCCTCGGCCATCTTGAGCCTTCTCCTGCTCTCGGCCTATCTCGGGCTGGCGATCCGGCGGATCTTCGCCGGGCGGCAGCTCGCCTCCTGGGTCGGATTCACGCAGGGCGAGCAATGGAGCTATTCGGTGGCCCTGCTCGCCATCGGCATTGTCCTCCTCGGCCTGGGGATCGTCTTCAACAACCGCTTCGCCCGCCTGTCTTCGGCGGTCTATCTGGTTCTCGCCGTGCTGAAGGTGTTCATCGTCGACCTCGCCAATCTGGAGGGCGTGATGCGCGCCCTGTCATTTATCGGCCTCGGCCTTGTTCTCATCGGCATCGGTCTCGTCTATCAGAGACTTCTCGCACGCCGACCCAGCGATGCCGCATTCCCATCGTGA
- a CDS encoding exodeoxyribonuclease VII small subunit, whose product MTDTASIKTLPFEKALAELEDIVRRLERGDVPLEDSIAIYERGEALKKHCEQLLKKAEARIEKITIGPDGAASGTAPLDVAE is encoded by the coding sequence ATGACCGACACCGCCTCTATCAAGACCCTCCCCTTCGAGAAGGCCCTGGCCGAGCTCGAGGACATCGTCCGCCGCCTCGAGCGCGGCGATGTGCCCCTGGAGGATTCGATCGCGATCTACGAGCGCGGCGAAGCTTTAAAAAAGCATTGCGAGCAGCTGCTCAAGAAGGCCGAGGCCCGCATCGAGAAGATCACCATCGGCCCCGACGGCGCAGCCTCCGGCACGGCTCCGCTTGACGTTGCGGAATAA
- the dxs gene encoding 1-deoxy-D-xylulose-5-phosphate synthase yields MTLSTPLLDTIKTPDDLRQLPENQLRQVADELRTETIGAVSVTGGHLGAGLGVVELTVALHYVFDTPRDRLIWDVGHQAYPHKILTGRRDRIRTLRQADGLSGFTKRAESEYDPFGAAHSSTSISAGLGMAVARDLEGRKNNVIAVIGDGAMSAGMAYEAMNNAGAMHSRLIVILNDNDMSIAPPTGAMSSYLARLVSGGTYRGIRETAKQLAKKLPKFFYDKAAKAEEFARGFWTGGTMFEELGFYYVGPIDGHNLDHLLPILKNVRDTETGPVLVHVVTKKGKGYAPAEAAADKYHGVVTFDVVTGAQTKAKANAPSYTKVFGESLIREAEKDDKIVAVTAAMPSGTGIDVFGKEFPARTFDVGIAEQHAVTFAAGMATEGYKPFCAIYSTFLQRAYDQVVHDVAIQNLPVRFALDRAGLVGADGATHAGSFDVAYLACLPNMVVMAASDEAELVHMVATAAAYDSGPIAFRYPRGEGVGVDMPEEGVPLAIGKGRIVKEGSRIAILSLGTRLAEALKAAEELEARGLSTTVADARFAKPLDEELILRLARDHEVLITVEEGSVGGFGSHVLQLLSDKGALDRGTLKIRSMVLPDIYQDQDKPERMYASAGLDAAGIVTKVFEALGQEETRKVRA; encoded by the coding sequence ATGACGTTGTCCACACCCCTCCTCGACACCATCAAGACCCCCGACGATCTGCGGCAACTGCCTGAAAACCAGCTCAGGCAGGTGGCGGACGAGCTGCGGACCGAGACCATCGGCGCGGTGTCCGTCACCGGCGGGCATCTCGGCGCGGGCTTAGGGGTCGTCGAGCTGACGGTGGCGCTGCATTACGTGTTCGACACGCCGCGCGACCGGCTGATCTGGGACGTGGGCCACCAGGCCTACCCCCATAAGATCCTCACCGGCCGGCGCGACCGGATCCGCACCTTGCGCCAGGCGGACGGCCTCTCGGGCTTCACCAAGCGCGCGGAGAGCGAATACGACCCCTTCGGCGCGGCGCATTCCTCGACCTCGATCTCGGCCGGCCTCGGCATGGCCGTGGCGCGGGACCTGGAGGGCCGGAAGAACAATGTGATCGCCGTGATCGGCGACGGCGCCATGTCGGCCGGCATGGCCTATGAGGCCATGAACAATGCGGGCGCCATGCATTCGCGCCTCATCGTCATCCTCAACGACAACGACATGTCGATCGCCCCGCCCACCGGCGCCATGTCGTCTTATCTCGCCCGTCTCGTCTCCGGCGGCACCTATCGCGGCATCCGCGAAACCGCCAAGCAACTGGCGAAGAAGCTGCCGAAATTCTTCTACGACAAGGCCGCCAAGGCCGAGGAATTCGCCCGCGGCTTCTGGACCGGCGGCACCATGTTCGAGGAGCTCGGCTTCTACTATGTCGGCCCCATCGACGGCCACAACCTCGACCATTTGCTGCCGATCCTGAAGAACGTGCGCGACACCGAGACCGGGCCGGTCCTCGTCCACGTGGTCACCAAGAAGGGCAAGGGCTACGCGCCGGCGGAAGCCGCCGCCGACAAATATCACGGCGTCGTCACCTTCGACGTGGTGACGGGCGCGCAGACCAAGGCCAAGGCCAACGCCCCCTCCTATACCAAGGTCTTCGGCGAGAGCCTGATCAGGGAAGCGGAGAAGGACGACAAGATCGTCGCCGTCACGGCCGCCATGCCGTCCGGCACGGGCATCGACGTCTTCGGCAAGGAATTCCCCGCCCGCACCTTCGATGTGGGCATCGCCGAGCAGCACGCGGTGACCTTTGCCGCCGGCATGGCGACGGAAGGCTACAAGCCGTTCTGCGCGATCTATTCCACCTTCCTGCAGCGCGCCTACGACCAGGTCGTGCACGACGTGGCGATCCAGAACCTGCCCGTGCGCTTCGCCCTCGACCGCGCCGGCCTCGTGGGCGCGGATGGAGCGACCCATGCCGGCTCCTTCGACGTCGCCTATCTGGCCTGCCTGCCGAACATGGTGGTCATGGCAGCAAGCGACGAGGCGGAGCTCGTCCATATGGTGGCGACCGCAGCCGCCTACGATTCCGGCCCCATCGCCTTCCGCTATCCGCGCGGCGAAGGGGTGGGCGTGGACATGCCCGAAGAGGGCGTGCCGCTTGCCATCGGCAAGGGCCGGATCGTCAAGGAAGGAAGCCGCATCGCGATCTTGTCGCTCGGCACGCGCCTTGCGGAGGCCCTGAAAGCGGCCGAGGAGTTGGAGGCGCGCGGCCTCTCGACCACCGTCGCCGATGCCCGCTTCGCCAAGCCCCTCGACGAGGAGCTGATCCTGCGGCTCGCCCGCGATCACGAGGTGCTGATCACCGTCGAGGAAGGCTCCGTCGGCGGCTTCGGCTCCCATGTGCTGCAGCTTCTCTCCGACAAGGGCGCACTCGACCGCGGCACCTTGAAAATCCGCTCCATGGTCCTGCCCGACATCTACCAGGATCAGGACAAGCCCGAGCGCATGTATGCCAGCGCCGGCCTCGATGCCGCCGGCATCGTGACCAAGGTGTTCGAGGCGCTGGGGCAGGAAGAGACCCGGAAGGTCAGGGCTTAA
- a CDS encoding superoxide dismutase, with amino-acid sequence MLSRRHLLTGATLLAASAAIPRAWAQAPTGPFKLDPLPYAPSKNEPHIDAQTMEIHHGKHHAAYVNNLNAALAQNAEAAKMPLQEMLANLSKVPESIRTAVRNNGGGHANHTMFWQIMGGSGGEPSGEVKAAIDRDLGGFQKFQTDFNTAGERQFGSGWVFVTVARDGKLTLVAKPNQDTPLMEGQRVLMGNDVWEHAYYLKYQNRRPDYLKAWWNVLDWNKIGQRYAAAKAGTLTV; translated from the coding sequence ATGCTCAGCCGCCGACATCTTCTGACAGGTGCAACCCTGCTGGCCGCCAGCGCTGCCATCCCCCGCGCCTGGGCGCAAGCCCCAACGGGGCCGTTCAAGCTCGACCCCTTGCCCTATGCGCCGTCCAAGAACGAGCCGCATATCGATGCCCAGACCATGGAGATCCACCATGGCAAGCATCACGCGGCCTATGTCAACAATCTCAACGCAGCGCTCGCCCAGAATGCCGAGGCGGCCAAGATGCCGCTCCAGGAGATGCTGGCGAACCTGAGCAAGGTCCCCGAGTCGATCCGCACGGCGGTGCGCAACAACGGCGGCGGGCATGCCAACCACACCATGTTCTGGCAGATCATGGGTGGCTCGGGCGGCGAGCCCTCGGGCGAGGTGAAGGCCGCCATCGACCGGGATCTCGGCGGCTTCCAAAAGTTCCAGACCGATTTCAACACCGCCGGCGAAAGACAGTTCGGCTCCGGCTGGGTCTTCGTCACGGTCGCCCGCGACGGCAAGCTCACCCTGGTGGCGAAGCCCAACCAGGACACGCCCCTGATGGAAGGGCAGCGGGTCCTGATGGGCAACGACGTGTGGGAGCACGCCTATTACCTGAAATACCAGAACCGCCGGCCGGACTACCTGAAGGCGTGGTGGAACGTGCTCGACTGGAACAAGATCGGCCAGCGCTATGCCGCGGCGAAAGCGGGGACGTTGACGGTTTAG
- a CDS encoding TlyA family RNA methyltransferase, with translation MTRKRADVVLVERGFFASRARAQEAIAAGLVTVNGTVVRKASDAVPEEAVITAEQPHPYVSRGGLKLAAALDAFQIDPKDRICLDIGASTGGFTEVLLTRGAAHVYAVDVGHSQLHPTIVGNARVTNLEGTDARALNTTHIPRTPDLLVSDVSFISLKLVLPAVVALLKPRADLAVLVKPQFEAGRDHVKKGIVRDEAVHRAVCEDMTAFVASLGFTVIGLVPSPIEGGDGNREFLLGARRG, from the coding sequence ATGACCCGCAAGCGTGCCGATGTGGTTCTCGTCGAGCGCGGCTTCTTCGCCAGCCGCGCCCGGGCGCAGGAGGCGATCGCGGCCGGCCTCGTCACCGTGAACGGGACTGTGGTCCGCAAGGCGTCCGATGCGGTGCCGGAGGAGGCCGTCATCACCGCCGAGCAGCCGCACCCTTACGTGTCCCGCGGCGGCCTCAAGCTCGCAGCCGCCCTCGATGCCTTCCAGATCGACCCGAAGGACCGGATCTGCCTCGACATCGGGGCCTCCACGGGCGGCTTCACCGAGGTCCTGCTCACGCGCGGCGCTGCCCATGTCTATGCGGTGGATGTGGGGCACAGCCAGCTCCACCCCACCATCGTCGGCAATGCACGCGTGACGAATCTCGAAGGCACCGACGCCCGTGCCCTGAACACCACGCACATTCCCCGAACGCCGGATCTTCTCGTGTCGGACGTGAGCTTCATCTCGCTCAAGCTCGTCCTGCCTGCCGTCGTCGCCTTGCTGAAGCCGCGCGCGGACCTCGCCGTTCTGGTGAAGCCGCAATTCGAAGCCGGGCGCGACCACGTGAAGAAGGGCATCGTGCGCGACGAGGCTGTGCATCGCGCCGTGTGCGAGGACATGACGGCGTTCGTCGCCTCGCTCGGCTTCACCGTCATCGGGCTCGTCCCCTCGCCCATCGAGGGCGGGGACGGCAACCGCGAATTCTTATTGGGAGCCCGCCGTGGCTGA